CGGGACGACCTGGTCACCACCACCTGGCAGGAGTCCGCCGCCGGACCACCCCGCCGCTACTACGCGCTCACCGACAGCGGCCGAGCCGCGCTCGACGAGTTCACCCGTGTCTGGCCCGGCTTCCGCAACGCCGTCGACGCCTTCCTGTCCACCCCGCCCTCGTCCACCGGAGAACACGCATGAAGACCCCTGCCGACCCCGTACGCGACTACCTCTCCGCTGTCGAACGTGAGGCCTCGGCGCTTCCGCCCGACCGTCGCCAGGAGCTCGTCGCCGATCTCGCGGAGCACGTGGAGGTGACGCGTGCCGAGCGTCCGGGCGCCACGCTCGGCGAGATCCTGGCGGAACTGGGGGATCCCCGCACGATCGCGGCGACTGCGCTGGCCGAGGCCGGGAGCAGACCGGCCGGGGCCCCGGCCGAGGGCGGTGCCGGTGATCCTGTCCGGCGCGGCAAGGTGCACCCTTTGGTGCCGCTCCTGATGCTCACCCTTTCCCTGCCCTTCGTCATGGTGTTCTCCGAGTCCCCCGGCCCGCTGTTCGGCATGCTGTTCCGCATCGCCGGCGTGGTGTTCCTCTGCACCTCGGTGCACTGGACCGCCGTCCAGAAGACCACCGGCGTACTGCTCGGCGCCGTCGTGCCGACTGTCGTGATAGCCAGCTGGAACCTGTCCAGCGGCGGCCCGACAGGTGACACCCCGGCCCTCCTGGCGAACCTGGGGATGCTGGCGCTGCTGATCGGCACAGCGGC
The DNA window shown above is from Streptomyces sp. Alt3 and carries:
- a CDS encoding HAAS signaling domain-containing protein, coding for MKTPADPVRDYLSAVEREASALPPDRRQELVADLAEHVEVTRAERPGATLGEILAELGDPRTIAATALAEAGSRPAGAPAEGGAGDPVRRGKVHPLVPLLMLTLSLPFVMVFSESPGPLFGMLFRIAGVVFLCTSVHWTAVQKTTGVLLGAVVPTVVIASWNLSSGGPTGDTPALLANLGMLALLIGTAAWLWRGRRV